In the Primulina eburnea isolate SZY01 chromosome 15, ASM2296580v1, whole genome shotgun sequence genome, CACCAAGATAACCGAAAAGCTCTTTGAGATCGACCCGGATGGAACAGTTCTGGCCTTTGCCGACATGATGAGGAAGAAGATATCTATGCCAGCCCACTTGATGTATGATGGTCGTGATGATAACCTTTTCGAACACTTTTCTGCTGTTGCTCAGAGACTCGGTGTCTACACAGCTAAAGACTATGCAGACATCCTAGAACACTTGGTGAACAGATGGAAAGTGGAGAGTATAACCGGACTTTCATCAGAAGGGAAGAAAGCACAGGATTATGTCTGTGGGTTGCCTCCAAGAATCCGAAGGCTAGAGGAACGAGCTCAAGGAAGGGCGAAGCAAGCATCGAAAATCCCATTTAGCTGGATATATGATCGAGAGGTACTGCTCTGAGCTCTACTTCAGATATGGATCCTAACTAGTATTAGGAAATTCGTAACGAATTTTCGGTTTTGTTTTGTTTCGAGTTCCGATGTGGTGTTCCTTTGTGTGAAGGGTTATGTTTTGGGAGTGATTGTAGATACCAGTTTGTTTAGTTCCATTGCCTCCATAGGAGCATTTGTGGTGAAGTTATGGTTTGGTTCGTATCTTGTTTCCCCATATAGCTTTTGTGAccataaaacaaaacaaactTGAACCTTTCCGTCTTTTGCATCAGAAGCAGGATCTGCATCTATTGTTTTCGGATCAGTATCAAATGAGTATAAAATTGATTTTAACCAATTCCATGTTTTAGTAACTACGAAAAGGACTATATTATACTAGGAGAAAGTACTTATTTTTTAGTAAAAAATAGCATCTATGGTTTCATCTTCGTTAAACAAAAATCACTAAAGATAACTAAAATATAAGCgactataaaaaataatatttttttatggattaaaTCGGAATAAAGACAAGTCTCGTGAAAAATTGACTACGAGATGTCACAAGGGTTTTGTATATACTCAAACAAATGTTGCATAGGTGTTGATATTTATTATTAatgtttatataaaaaaattcaaggtTTATCATCAGCCAACTTTTATAATTTGGATTGTTCTTATTTTTATAGAGCGAAACACATAATTTATATTTCacatttcataaaaaatttaataatttatttggtACATGTTTTCATTCGTAAGATATTGAAATTGTTCGATAAAACTTTGTACTCGTTTCCTcaattttttgtttatattcattatggataaatattttattttcttagtCCGTTTTGCTCTTGTCAAATCTCAATCGTCGCAGCCTCTCCATTTGGTTCCAACACAGAATATTATTGCAAATGAGATGGCCAACTTTCAAGTAATTCTTTCATTCTCTTTTGATTTGGTCCAGGAATCACGAAGGTTTGTTTCTTTTCTTGGGTTCTATGGTTTAATATTCAAATAGGGTCTCAATTTTTTATGAGCATTGGTTCTGTTTGACTACTGGCTTTCGTGTATATCAGAATCTTGATGATTTATGAACATAGGCATGATTGGTGCTTGCATGTTATGACTTTAATTTGTGAGCAGCTCGGCTCGATCGTACCCTTGCCTCAAGGCCCTAACTATTGCTCCCAGGGTGTTGATGTTATTTATTCTATTTGAGTTATACAGGAAGAACATGGTTCACGTGTACTtttaatcaaaatcaaaatttatgaAACGACTGATGAATTTGGCAAAATTTTCCAATTAAACAGTTAGTTTTTGGGGTGCGTAGCATCTTTTACACCATTAAGTTAACATTGATGTCTatttgagaatttaaacaaacataaaatctttAGGAGGAAGATATTATCATGATCCACATTTATATCAGACCATATAAAGGCTAAACACAATTTATACATTCTTTGTTGCCAAAATATTCTATTCATTTCGAAAGACTAGCAGACCCCAAAATCAGTCGCGCTTCGCATATTGTTCTACATGCTCCAAAGTTCAATCTGTCAGTAAAATAACTGGTCTAAAATTGAAGTCTTGCAAAATATTCATCATACAGTACTTTTATTTAAACATGAAGACACTCAACTCAAGACTCACACAAACATTCCATTTACAAAGAATAAATCACTCAGGCCTTAGGTATTAAGGTTGCTTCGGTCTCATTTTTATGTTTCTGCTCTTCAAACTTGTCGATGGCTAGCTGAAGTTCATCAGTACCACCAACAGCCCGCATAGTATAGAAATACACCCCAAAGACAAAAGCTGATAGGCCACCAGCAACAAGCAGATTCTTTGTCTTCGGTGCAAGGGCATGGAATCCAGAAAGTCCAGTCATCTTTTTAATAAACAGCTAGAATCCTATAAACGTATGCCCCTGAGCCTGCAAGTTTAAGAAACGAGTCTGTTAGTAAACCAATAGAGTAAAAAATTGAAACGTTAGCATGAATTCAAAAACCAAATTTAAAATCACTAATACAGTAAAACTTGTTAAAAATGAGGTTAAGAGATGAACTATGACCAACTTATGGTGGCATGTCGTAAGAATAATTGGTGTAGTCTTGCGTCaacaatttttatattttgggATGCTTCTTATTTACCTCACAGTATTTCAGATATCTTTCTCACCACACTGGATGTGGACGGATTAAAGGTAAGAATCCAAGAGAACAAACATGAATCACTCTGCAATTATCTCCATttgcataaaataatattagaaAAGGTAAGAGAATGGGTCAAGGAAAGAGTTAATTTGCCATAAAGCAAATATTTATCTTTGGACAAAAATGTTGTATCTTAAATAAATAGAGCCTAAATGGTTATATCATTTAAGTCGGTGGAGATTTCATATATTCGAAAAGGGGGGAATTGAAttgttcaaaaaaaaatttaattttctattcTTGAGATGGAGCTACCTCTGAGTCTGCTTTAACTCACGTCACTCGCCTCCATTACGCAAGGAAAACACACTATACATCCCCCTTATGCCTTTCAACAGCCACAAGTTTTGTGACCTATCTATGACATAGTCTTGCCCTAATCACTGCTTGTCTTTTTAGCCGCATATCCCCCTACCTCATATTTATTAAAACTAGGATCAAATCAAAGCAAGACCAAGCCATTGAGATAGAGTGAGTTATAGCCGAGCAAGGTTATGGAGTGCTCTCTACAAGCATGAAGCATTAGCCATAGTATGCATGTTTTCAAGGCTCAATAATCCCCACCAAGTAAACACGTCTGAACTCCAAGGGCAGTATATCCAAGATGATAGACAAGACAATGGTTATTATTTCGCTTACTAGTAAACATTAGTTTCACCCTCTTTCTATACACAATCAGTATGATATCTTGTCAAATTTTCTTCTAACATTTAGATTTTATTGTATTAACTCTTAATGTAACTAACTCCCTTCGTTAAAATTTTCTAAAGATTTAGATATTACAGTAGACTCTACAACCATGGGACAAGAAATCCGTGGGTGATTTGGGCTCATCACAAGATTATGAGTCACTTTTCTGTAGTCTCCAGGCTATCTATCCTTTGCcctctcttttcttcttcttcttctactATATTACATGCTTCcattaaaaaagaaaagaaaacccAGGATCATGTTTAACAATAGCCAGTTTTATACATAAATCTACTCAAAAAACAACACATAAGATTTAAAATACTCCTACCTCAGTCCGCCCGAACAAATCTATAGAAACAAAATCTATTCTTTTGACAAGCAAATAGCAACCAAAATTCtctcaaattcatttctcaGCAAGAAATTTTATTCCAGCCATTAACCAAACAAAGAACCATGTAAAATAATACCTTTAAATTCCGGTCGACTAGAGATTAGAGAGA is a window encoding:
- the LOC140815021 gene encoding uncharacterized protein, with translation MTGLSGFHALAPKTKNLLVAGGLSAFVFGVYFYTMRAVGGTDELQLAIDKFEEQKHKNETEATLIPKA